A genomic region of Notamacropus eugenii isolate mMacEug1 chromosome 3, mMacEug1.pri_v2, whole genome shotgun sequence contains the following coding sequences:
- the LOC140533114 gene encoding taste receptor type 2 member 134-like, whose translation MPSLLILFFMIIFLLESMAGIIQNGFIITVLGREWVRCRSLSPADTILASLGISRFFLQWATIFSNFYTYFSPTNRSIYTGIFWSFTNTTTFWFTTWLAVFFCVKISSFTHPIFFWLKWRISRFVPWLLLWSIMISALIFIPSFVKSYYIFQLPVTGNYSENTTVHSRIHAFQRHFFMPLHIFILLINFILVLVSIISLISSLCRHLGNMQDHNVCRQDPTMQVHITTLKSLCYFLLLYTSNVLPLIITATDSISVCSSRFWVVEILTYAGISIHPAFLILNSSKLRRVLKKMLHGHEAA comes from the coding sequence ATGCCTAGTCTACTCATTCTCTTCTTCATGATCATCTTTCTCCTGGAGTCTATGGCAGGGATCATACAAAATGGTTTCATCATTACAGTGCTGGGCAGAGAGTGGGTGCGATGTCGGAGCCTGTCCCCTGCAGACACGATCCTGGCCAGCCTGGGCATCTCCCGCTTCTTTCTACAGTGGGCAACAATTTTCAGCAACTTCTACACATATTTCTCCCCAACTAACAGAAGTATATACACTGGCATCTTCTGGAGTTTTACTAACACGACCACATTCTGGTTCACCACCTGGCttgctgttttcttctgtgtGAAAATTTCTTCCTTCACCCACCCAATCTTCTTCTGGCTGAAGTGGAGAATTTCCCGATTTGTCCCCTGGTTATTGTTGTGGTCAATAATGATATCTGCATTGATATTCATCCCATCTTTTGTAAAGAGCTATTATATTTTCCAACTACCAGTCACTGGGAATTACTCAGAAAACACCACTGTGCATAGCAGGATACATGCATTCCAGAGGCATTTTTTCATGCCACTGCatatctttattttgttaattaatttcattttagtcCTGGTCTCCATCATCTCACTCATTTCCTCCCTGTGCCGACACTTGGGGAACATGCAAGACCATAATGTTTGTCGTCAGGATCCAACTATGCAGGTTCACATTACAACCCTGAAGTCCCTCTGCTACTTTCTCCTCCTATATACCTCAAATGTTCTGCCTCTGATCATCACTGCCACGGACTCTATTTCAGTTTGTAGCTCTCGCTTTTGGGTAGTGGAGATATTGACCTATGCTGGCATTTCCATCCATCCTGCTTTCCTGATCTTGAACAGCTCAAAACTGAGAAGGGTTCTGAAGAAGATGCTGCATGGCCATGAGGCTGCATGA
- the LOC140531222 gene encoding taste receptor type 2 member 41-like gives MVGAFTIFTMVLLVLLCSLGIMANGFIVVVLGREWAQCHQMSPCDMILISLGASRFFMLWVGVARNFYYFFYHLQYFKEPSVQYFGIYWDFLNTATFWFTTWLSVLFCVKIANLTHSIFLWLKWRIKALVPWLLLTSLLISFIVTMVFLGGNTVLYQASLQETFSGNITLYGFSRKLEMYYFLPLKLISLSIPCSLFVVSIVLLIASLQRHLWRMQHSANSAQDASTQAHSRTLKSLISFLVLYALSFLSFIIDVTAFCRFECTWYWPWQIVINLSSSVHPFILILCNSQLGGTFMKFLLLLKVFWNNKGTSCPT, from the coding sequence ATGGTGGGAGCATTCACGATCTTTACCATGGTTCTCTTAGTCTTGTTGTGTTCCCTGGGGATCATGGCTAATGGTTTCATTGTTGTGGTACTGGGAAGGGAATGGGCTCAATGCCACCAGATGTCTCCTTGTGATATGATCCTGATCAGTTTGGGTGCCTCTCGCTTCTTCATGCTGTGGGTTGGAGTGGCAAGAaacttttactattttttttaccATCTACAATATTTCAAGGAGCCTTCTGTCCAGTACTTTGGGATTTACTGGGATTTTCTGAATACAGCCACATTCTGGTTTACCACTTGGCTTAGTGTCCTCTTCTGTGTGAAGATTGCAAACCTCACTCACTCCATTTTCCTTTGGCTGAAGTGGAGAATCAAGGCACTAGTACCTTGGCTCCTATTAACATCCTTGTTAATCTCTTTTATTGTCACCATGGTATTTTTGGGAGGAAACACTGTTTTGTACCAGGCATCCTTGCAGGAGACATTCTCTGGGAACATAACCTTATATGGCTTCTCTAGGAAACTAGAAATGTACTATTTTCTCCCTTTGAAACTCATTAGTTTGTCTATTCCCTGTTCTTTGTTTGTAGTCTCCATAGTTCTCCTCATTGCCTCTCTGCAGAGACACTTGTGGAGAATGCAACATAGTGCCAACAGTGCCCAGGATGCTAGTACTCAGGCTCACAGCAGAACTCTGAAGTCTCTGATTTCCTTTCTAGTTCTTtatgctctttcttttctttcttttattattgatgtTACTGCCTTTTGTAGATTTGAGTGTACCTGGTACTGGCCATGGCAAATTGTGATTAACCTGAGCTCATCTGTTCATCCCTTCATCCTTATCCTTTGCAACTCCCAGTTAGGAGGGACATTCATGAAGTTTCTTCTTCTGCTTAAAGTCTTCTGGAA